Proteins from one Anastrepha obliqua isolate idAnaObli1 chromosome 2, idAnaObli1_1.0, whole genome shotgun sequence genomic window:
- the LOC129239618 gene encoding aladin encodes MVSLQDVSTFIVPGQLCALPQNEVGSCSVSRNYPEINLNCEMFSTSVSGHSMDTYRNVMIPVDEGVMKRIIRTFFESGFMEALNEARDRQTATVSPLICATAQFTFEMLQFVKKLKSKIFPHMREVSVGNVAEFSQTRDWLRSYIRCIVWHPNCFKIAVAGSDDIVRIYTDEPAMVPVLKSGSQKWITSMAWRPLTAAELAVGCQKGVCLWTMDTNMHITRSATQAVFLKHPGHCPITSVQWSTNGTLLATASISDTDILLWDVDKMQNMPLRRVGPPCSLLKWSPNGAFLFAATVGNVFRVWSVHKKWTPERWTINTGIVQSACWSPCGNFLLFVTTGDSILYRLNFQSEQVFASGTSAKEALKIADLTKFNAGRREVGGKPQALAWDADGKYLAVIFKDSPCIALFSTCLRKFDMTISPLCFLTGIGVEYPSYICFKSKNMRNTDTVLTIAWSSGRIEYFPFADM; translated from the exons ATGGTTTCCCTACAGGATGTTTCCACATTCATTGTTCCAGGCCAGCTCTGCGCGCTACCGCAAAATGAAGTGGGCAGCTGCTCAGTA tcgAGAAATTATCcggaaattaatttgaattgtgAAATGTTCAGCACATCCGTCAGCGGCCACTCAATGGACACATATCGCAATGTAATGATACCGGTGGACGAAGGTGTGATGAAGCGTATAATACGCACATTTTTCGAAAGTGGCTTTATGGAGGCGCTGAATGAAGCGCGAGACCGACAAACAGCCACTGTGAGCCCGCTAATATGCGCAACTGCACAATTTACATTTGAAATGTTGCAATTTGTAAAAAAGCTCAAGAGCAAAATTTTTCCGCATATGCGTGAGGTGAGTGTCGGCAACGTGGCTGAGTTCTCTCAAACGCGTGACTGGTTACGCTCCTATATACGTTGTATTGTATGGCATccaaattgtttcaaaattgcTGTTGCTGGATCAGATGATATTGTCAGAATATATACCGACGAACCGGCAATGGTGCCAGTTCTCAAA agtGGTTCACAGAAGTGGATTACTTCAATGGCGTGGCGTCCGTTAACTGCCGCTGAGTTGGCGGTTGGCTGTCAAAAGGGAGTATGTCTATGGACAATGGATACCAATATGCATATAACTCGTAGTGCCACACAAGCAGTATTTCTGAAACA TCCTGGACATTGTCCCATCACATCCGTACAGTGGAGCACCAATGGTACGCTACTTGCCACAGCCTCTATTAGCGATACTGATATTTTATTGTGGGATGTGGATAAAATGCAGAATATGCCATTGAGACGGGTAGGTCCTCCCTGCTCGCTACTGAAATGGTCACCTAATGGCGCTTTTCTATTTGCTGCCACTGTTGGGAATGTTTTTCGTGTGTGGTCAGTACATAAGAAATGGACGCCAGAACGTTGGACCATCAACACTGGTATCGTACAATCAGCATGCTGGTCACCATGCggcaattttttgctttttgtcacAACAGGCGATAGCATTTTATATCGCTTGAATTTCCAGAGCGAACAGGTTTTCGCAT CCGGTACATCCGCCAAAGAAGCTTTAAAAATTGCCgacttaacaaaatttaatgctggTCGCCGCGAGGTTGGCGGCAAGCCACAAGCGTTAGCCTGGGACGCAGATGGCAAATATCTGGCTGTTATATTCAAAGACTCGCCTTGTATTGCACTCTTCAGCACGTGTTTGAGGAAATTCGATATGACCATTTCACCACTATGTTTCCTTACTGGCATAGGCGTAGAATATCCCTCATACATCtgttttaaaagcaaaaatatgcgAAATACGGATACTGTTTTAACCATTGCCTGGTCTAGTGGACGCATAGAATACTTTCCTTTTGCTGATATGTGA